One window from the genome of Engraulis encrasicolus isolate BLACKSEA-1 chromosome 16, IST_EnEncr_1.0, whole genome shotgun sequence encodes:
- the dad1 gene encoding dolichyl-diphosphooligosaccharide--protein glycosyltransferase subunit DAD1: protein MSNSVFSVISRFLEEYTTTTPIKLKLVDAYLLYILLTGAFQFLYCLLVGTFPFNSFLSGFISCVGSFILGVCLRIQINPQNKGDFLTVSPERAFADFLFAHTVLHLVVMNFIG from the exons ATGTCCAACTCTGTGTTCTCCGTTATATCACGGTTCCTGGAGGAATACACTACAACAACGCCGATCAAACTGAAGCTGGTTGACGCGTACCTGCTGTACATTCTGCTAACAGGAGCGTTCCAGTTCCTGTACTGTCTCCTGGTCGGCACATTCCCATTCAACAGCTTTTTGTCAGGATTCATCTCGTGTGTCGGATCCTTCATTCTTGGAG tgTGTCTCCGCATCCAGATCAACCCACAGAATAAAGGTGATTTCCTGACTGTCTCCCCGGAGCGTGCTTTCGCTGACTTCCTGTTCGCGCACACAGTCCTGCATCTGGTGGTGATGAACTTCATTGGATGA
- the pigr gene encoding polymeric immunoglobulin receptor — MARITFSCFFLLAELSVTLALVVTPGDLAVLEGRSVTIPCHYDPQYLNHNKYFCQGRMRDFCSTLARSHDTAATESEGEGEASKVSIFDDPTQLVFTVTMTELTEKDSGYYWCGVEVGGMWHADDASSLYIDVVHGMSVLNSMVHGEEGDSITVECQYSARHSESDKKWCRSGDWGSCVKTDSNGTFRNAAVEIHDNRREAFTVTLLNVQRRDTGWYWCASGEQQVAVRVMVSPRATTLTPTTTTADPTTVVTTETSLPPGSPPVSGLVIQSSGNWLQSLMIGLYLLLVIVVIVVAFKFWKHYRRTKAAKQHEEMESSLAVCPVREDDWKNTTIVFLNTSTQQLQVMGKDKCTF, encoded by the exons ATGGCGCGTATCACATTCTCCTGCTTTTTCCTACTCGCTGAGCTCTCCG TGACCTTGGCTCTAGTGGTGACACCCGGTGACCTGGCTGTGCTCGAGGGCCGCTCAGTGACCATCCCCTGCCACTATGACCCCCAGTACCTCAACCACAACAAGTACTTCTGCCAGGGCAGGATGAGGGACTTCTGCAGCACGCTGGCACGCTCGCATGACACAGCCGCCACAGAgagcgagggcgagggcgaggccAGCAAGGTGTCCATCTTCGACGACCCGACACAGCTGGTGTTTACGGTGACCATGACGGAGCTGACGGAGAAGGACTCGGGCTACTACTGGTGCGGCGTggaggtggggggcatgtggCATGCGGATGACGCGTCGTCGCTTTACATCGACGTTGTGCATG GCATGTCAGTTCTAAACAGCATGGTGCATGGAGAGGAAGGAGACAGCATCACTGTGGAGTGCCAGTACAGTGCCCGCCACAG TGAGAGTGATAAGAAGTGGTGCAGGAGTGGGGACTGGGGCTCCTGCGTGAAGACGGATTCCAACGGGACGTTCCGGAATGCGGCAGTGGAGATCCATGACAACCGTAGAGAGGCGTTCACGGTGACGCTGTTGAATGTGCAGAGGAGGGACACCGGGTGGTACTGGTGCGCCTCCGGAGAACAACAGGTGGCCGTCCGCGTCATGGTGTCACCTCGTGCCACAA CCCTAACACCAACTACGACAACCGCCGATCCAACGACTGTGGTCACCACAGAGACCTCTCTTCCCCCAGGGTCACCACCAGTTAGTGGCCTTGTTATCCAAAG CTCCGGTAACTGGCTACAATCATTGATGATAGGCCTTTATCTCCTGCTGGTGATTGTGGTGATTGTGGTCGCCTTCAAGTTCTGGAAACATTaca GGCGGACCAAAGCAGCCAAACAGCATGAGGAGATGGAGTCCAGTCTGGCG GTGTGTCCCGTGAGAGAAGACGACTGGAAGAACACCACCATTGTCTTCCTCAACACTTCCACCCAGCAGCTACAGGTGATGGGGAAGGACAAATGTACATTTTGA